A stretch of Paenibacillus sp. URB8-2 DNA encodes these proteins:
- a CDS encoding S1 domain-containing RNA-binding protein, with the protein MAIEVGTKLEGKVTGITHFGAFVDLSGGVTGLVHISEIADNYVKDVNDHLKINDVVTVKVINVDKDGKIGLSIKQAVDKPASEVHPPRAPRAPRPDRPSGGDRFGGGGGGGGYNRERGGRPFKPAAGKPSFEDKMSRFLKDSEERMSSLKKNTEGKRGGRGAKRV; encoded by the coding sequence ATGGCAATTGAAGTGGGCACCAAGTTAGAGGGCAAGGTGACAGGCATCACGCATTTCGGAGCGTTTGTGGATCTGTCAGGAGGTGTCACAGGTCTCGTTCACATCTCGGAAATCGCCGATAATTACGTCAAGGATGTCAACGATCATCTGAAGATCAATGATGTGGTAACGGTTAAGGTGATCAATGTCGACAAGGACGGCAAGATCGGACTTTCCATCAAGCAGGCTGTTGACAAGCCGGCATCGGAAGTTCATCCGCCAAGAGCGCCAAGAGCACCAAGACCTGATCGTCCAAGCGGTGGAGACCGTTTCGGCGGCGGAGGCGGGGGCGGAGGCTACAATCGTGAACGGGGAGGGCGTCCATTCAAGCCTGCTGCCGGTAAACCTTCATTTGAGGATAAAATGTCACGCTTCCTTAAAGACAGTGAAGAACGTATGTCTTCCCTCAAGAAGAACACGGAAGGCAAGCGCGGCGGCCGTGGAGCCAAACGCGTATAA
- the spoIIE gene encoding stage II sporulation protein E, with the protein MGKSNVVNFQEWTRVEGGTEEEKAAWGERFRAWGKRQRILRMLDTRKWMLLLSFMGFLLGRAMILDELSPFAAAFFAIIVFMRKDCTLPAGAAILAGSLFTPFPGILIISAELIVFFLLYKGMEAYQRIDLAYAPVMVFVSSFMVGLFQTIIGPSLSWYPLMMTTLNALLAFVLTLVFLQALPVLTYRQKSRVLRNEEILCLIIMLASIMTGLVGWKISGLSLEHILSRYLILLFAMAGGAPLGAAVGVVTGLILSLADIGAIYQMSLLAFSGMLAGMLQGGRKGAVALGMLLGSSILSVYFSGPGDMMNSTWETCAAILLFLATPRGIIAAIAKYVPGTSDHSRSQHEYARRVRDITADRVTQFSQVFRQLSTSFGQIPSAGEAGKSSREMEHFMNAVTEETCSNCIRRSHCWDSKFYQTYKYMTDMMTAVEENPDISAARLPAEWARICGKTDEVLEVMRSQYYLYEHDMRWKRQIYDSRKFVAEQLSGVSQVMEDLAREIKREGQALYRQEAQIREALEKLGLSIHGIDIVSLDPGRVEIEVVHAYNRGFDECRKMIAPLLSDILEENISVKSETAMHSRDGLSTVTFGSAKAFEVSTGVAGAAKGGDMLSGDSFSTVELGNGTFAVSISDGMGNGERARMESSAALGMLEKLLQSGMDEKLAVKSVNSVLLLRSPEEFYATVDMALIDQYSAQTTFMKIASAPSFIKRGSEVIPITASNLPIGIIQDIEVDFVTMQLRAGDILIMMTDGIYDAPGYAVNKEVWMKRMIQELESSDPQEIADSLLEKVIRYQGNEIHDDMTIVVSRVDHFQPEWSTLHMPGLSRMERPRTVS; encoded by the coding sequence ATGGGCAAAAGCAATGTGGTGAATTTCCAGGAGTGGACAAGAGTGGAAGGCGGCACTGAGGAAGAGAAGGCGGCATGGGGAGAACGGTTCAGAGCATGGGGCAAGCGTCAGCGCATTCTTCGTATGCTGGATACGAGAAAATGGATGCTGCTGCTCAGCTTCATGGGATTTCTGCTTGGAAGAGCCATGATCCTGGACGAGCTGTCGCCGTTTGCCGCCGCTTTTTTCGCCATCATTGTTTTTATGCGCAAAGATTGCACTCTTCCGGCCGGAGCCGCGATTCTTGCAGGCAGCTTGTTTACTCCGTTTCCAGGCATATTGATCATTTCAGCCGAGCTTATCGTCTTCTTTCTCCTCTATAAGGGGATGGAGGCCTACCAGCGAATCGACCTGGCCTATGCGCCGGTGATGGTGTTTGTCTCTTCCTTTATGGTCGGGCTATTCCAGACGATTATCGGCCCATCGCTCTCCTGGTATCCGCTGATGATGACGACGCTGAACGCTCTGCTCGCTTTTGTACTGACCCTTGTCTTTCTGCAAGCGCTACCCGTACTTACTTATAGACAAAAAAGCCGCGTGCTGCGAAATGAGGAAATATTATGCCTGATTATTATGCTGGCCTCCATTATGACCGGCCTGGTGGGCTGGAAAATCAGCGGATTATCGCTGGAGCATATTCTGTCGCGCTATCTGATTCTGCTGTTCGCCATGGCGGGAGGGGCTCCGCTCGGAGCGGCGGTCGGCGTCGTGACGGGCCTGATCCTCAGCCTGGCCGATATCGGGGCGATCTATCAGATGAGCCTGCTCGCGTTCTCCGGCATGCTGGCGGGCATGCTGCAGGGCGGCCGTAAGGGCGCGGTCGCCTTGGGGATGCTGCTTGGCTCCAGCATTTTGTCCGTCTATTTCAGCGGACCGGGCGATATGATGAACTCCACCTGGGAGACCTGTGCGGCGATACTGCTGTTCCTTGCGACCCCCCGAGGCATCATTGCGGCTATTGCCAAATATGTGCCCGGCACGAGCGATCACAGCCGCTCTCAACATGAATATGCGCGGCGGGTGCGCGATATTACCGCGGATCGGGTTACTCAGTTCTCCCAGGTGTTCCGGCAGCTCTCCACCAGCTTCGGGCAGATTCCATCCGCCGGCGAAGCGGGCAAATCGAGCCGGGAGATGGAGCACTTTATGAATGCGGTCACGGAGGAAACCTGCTCGAACTGCATCCGCCGCTCCCACTGCTGGGATTCGAAGTTCTATCAGACTTATAAATATATGACGGATATGATGACCGCCGTCGAAGAGAATCCGGACATTTCGGCGGCTAGGCTGCCCGCGGAATGGGCGCGGATCTGCGGCAAGACGGACGAAGTTCTGGAGGTGATGCGAAGCCAATATTATCTTTATGAGCATGATATGCGCTGGAAGAGACAAATATACGACAGCCGTAAATTTGTGGCCGAGCAGCTCTCCGGCGTGTCGCAGGTCATGGAGGATCTTGCAAGGGAAATCAAACGCGAGGGGCAGGCACTCTACCGGCAGGAAGCGCAAATCCGCGAAGCGCTGGAGAAGCTTGGCTTGTCCATCCACGGCATTGATATTGTGAGCCTTGATCCCGGGCGCGTGGAAATCGAAGTCGTTCACGCATACAACCGGGGCTTCGACGAATGCCGCAAAATGATTGCTCCGCTGCTGTCCGATATATTGGAGGAAAATATCTCGGTGAAGAGTGAAACGGCGATGCACAGCCGCGATGGGCTGTCGACCGTTACCTTCGGCTCGGCGAAAGCGTTCGAAGTCAGTACGGGCGTAGCCGGTGCGGCCAAGGGCGGGGACATGCTGTCGGGAGACAGCTTCAGCACCGTAGAGCTGGGCAACGGGACGTTCGCGGTTTCGATCAGCGACGGGATGGGCAACGGGGAGCGGGCGCGGATGGAGAGCAGCGCGGCGCTCGGCATGCTGGAGAAGCTGCTGCAGTCCGGCATGGACGAGAAGCTGGCGGTGAAGTCCGTGAATTCGGTTTTGCTGCTGCGCTCGCCGGAGGAATTTTACGCCACCGTGGACATGGCGCTGATTGACCAGTATTCGGCGCAGACCACCTTTATGAAGATTGCCTCGGCGCCGAGCTTTATTAAACGGGGGAGCGAAGTTATACCGATTACGGCAAGCAATCTTCCGATCGGCATCATTCAGGATATTGAGGTCGATTTCGTGACGATGCAGCTGCGTGCGGGCGATATTCTGATTATGATGACGGACGGCATTTACGATGCCCCAGGCTACGCCGTCAATAAGGAGGTGTGGATGAAGCGGATGATCCAGGAGCTGGAGAGCAGCGACCCTCAGGAAATTGCCGACAGTCTGCTTGAGAAGGTGATCCGCTACCAAGGCAATGAAATTCATGACGATATGACGATTGTAGTCAGCCGCGTTGATCATTTCCAGCCGGAATGGTCTACCCTGCATATGCCGGGACTCTCCCGGATGGAGCGGCCGCGCACAGTGAGCTGA